The following are from one region of the Paenibacillus sabinae T27 genome:
- a CDS encoding copper amine oxidase N-terminal domain-containing protein translates to MKKSWIILLTCMLATSLMAGSALAKSDHSSGNGQSQKNDASNKGQYDKAEERSESKESKKKSVTDATYQETATTSTYKGHNGYKGLLKAIENVEDKPAGAVLAELLLTNYSTELTPEMKARLEAIKDKDAALTAVAEMLEQSGSVTDAVYVHQEAIKANVKNLDSYKKLGKLYDKLGKKGIRLYVNGEQPDAGSAPVLQGGTTLVPFRAIAEELGAKVTWNKQKQSVTITRGGIAVKLVIGSKTAYVNGKKVALQTAPAVVNGTTVVPVRFVSESLKATVKWEAESRSVVIYEE, encoded by the coding sequence ATGAAAAAAAGCTGGATAATCCTCTTAACCTGTATGCTGGCGACAAGCCTAATGGCCGGTTCGGCGCTGGCCAAATCCGATCACTCTAGCGGCAACGGGCAAAGCCAGAAAAATGACGCCTCGAACAAAGGCCAATATGACAAGGCCGAGGAGAGATCCGAGAGCAAAGAGAGCAAGAAGAAGTCAGTTACGGACGCTACGTATCAGGAAACCGCAACAACAAGTACATATAAAGGCCACAACGGTTACAAAGGTCTGCTAAAAGCCATAGAAAATGTGGAAGACAAGCCGGCCGGAGCCGTTCTTGCCGAACTGCTGCTCACGAATTACTCCACCGAGCTGACTCCTGAAATGAAAGCCAGGCTGGAAGCCATCAAGGACAAGGATGCGGCGCTGACAGCCGTCGCCGAAATGCTGGAACAAAGCGGCAGCGTAACCGACGCGGTATATGTCCACCAGGAAGCCATCAAGGCGAATGTCAAGAACCTCGACTCCTACAAAAAGCTGGGTAAACTCTATGATAAATTAGGAAAAAAAGGCATCCGGCTGTATGTTAACGGGGAACAGCCTGACGCCGGATCGGCTCCTGTTCTTCAGGGCGGAACAACGCTTGTTCCTTTCAGGGCCATCGCCGAAGAGCTGGGCGCCAAGGTCACCTGGAACAAACAAAAGCAATCCGTGACCATCACCCGCGGCGGAATCGCCGTCAAGCTCGTCATTGGCAGTAAGACCGCTTACGTAAACGGCAAAAAAGTTGCTCTGCAGACTGCTCCTGCCGTTGTGAACGGCACCACGGTTGTGCCTGTCCGCTTCGTAAGCGAATCGCTTAAGGCAACGGTCAAGTGGGAAGCGGAAAGCCGTTCCGTCGTCATTTACGAGGAATAG
- the thiE gene encoding thiamine phosphate synthase codes for MSERNPLSGSPLSGDERLDSEYVRSLLKVYFIMGSVNCRRPAAEVLEEAIAGGVTIFQFREKGTGALTGAAKLDLARELQGICRAHGVPFIVNDDIDLAIALDADGVHVGQDDEPARILREQLGSDKIIGVSAHTPEEVRQAIADGADYLGIGPVYPTSSKDDARPVQGTVLIENLRREGISIPIVGIGGITVSNASPVLAAGADGISVISTIASASSPRLAAAELASRSVEEG; via the coding sequence ATGAGCGAACGGAACCCACTCTCCGGCTCCCCATTGAGCGGCGATGAAAGACTGGACAGCGAATACGTACGCAGCCTCCTCAAGGTCTATTTCATTATGGGCAGCGTCAACTGCCGCCGTCCGGCCGCCGAAGTGCTTGAGGAGGCGATTGCTGGAGGAGTCACGATCTTTCAATTCCGTGAAAAAGGCACCGGCGCGCTGACTGGCGCAGCCAAGCTGGACCTCGCCCGGGAGCTTCAGGGGATCTGCCGGGCCCACGGCGTCCCTTTTATCGTCAACGACGATATCGACCTGGCGATCGCGCTTGACGCGGACGGCGTGCACGTCGGCCAGGATGACGAACCTGCCCGGATTCTGCGTGAGCAGCTTGGCAGCGATAAAATCATCGGCGTGTCCGCCCATACGCCGGAGGAAGTCCGGCAAGCTATCGCCGACGGCGCCGACTATCTCGGGATCGGCCCTGTCTACCCGACATCGTCCAAAGACGATGCCCGGCCGGTCCAGGGCACGGTTCTCATTGAGAACCTGCGCAGAGAAGGCATCTCCATTCCTATTGTCGGCATCGGCGGCATTACCGTTAGCAACGCTAGCCCTGTTCTGGCCGCTGGCGCAGACGGCATTTCGGTCATTTCCACCATTGCCTCCGCCTCAAGCCCCCGGTTAGCGGCGGCGGAACTAGCCAGCCGCTCCGTCGAAGAAGGCTAA
- the thiD gene encoding bifunctional hydroxymethylpyrimidine kinase/phosphomethylpyrimidine kinase, producing the protein MNIYKALTIAGSDSGGGAGIQADLKTFQELGVYGMSALTAVTAQNTLGVQGVYPLEPAAVAQQLDSVGEDLTPDAVKTGMLFSSDIIRTVADKIRQYGWNNLVIDPVMVAKGGSSLLLREAVQSLIDHLLPLALVTTPNIPEAEILADMSIANLQDCEEAAKRIRQMGSQSVVIKGGHGSENGIVTDVLYDGREFVYMESPRIDTRHTHGTGCTYSAALTAELAKGHSAAEAVRTAKAFIRAAIEDGLGIGSGHGPTNHFAYGRRLRAEGSERQ; encoded by the coding sequence ATGAACATATACAAAGCGTTGACGATCGCCGGCTCGGACAGCGGCGGTGGCGCGGGAATCCAGGCCGACCTCAAGACGTTCCAGGAGCTGGGCGTCTACGGCATGTCTGCGCTGACCGCAGTGACGGCGCAGAATACGCTCGGCGTTCAGGGCGTATACCCGCTTGAACCTGCGGCCGTGGCTCAGCAGCTGGATTCGGTCGGCGAGGATTTGACCCCGGATGCGGTCAAGACCGGCATGCTGTTCAGCAGCGACATTATCCGGACCGTTGCGGATAAAATCCGGCAGTACGGTTGGAACAATCTCGTAATTGATCCGGTTATGGTCGCCAAAGGCGGGTCGTCGCTGCTGCTGCGGGAGGCGGTTCAGTCCCTTATTGACCACCTGCTCCCTCTCGCCCTGGTAACCACGCCGAACATTCCGGAAGCGGAAATTCTTGCCGACATGAGCATAGCTAATCTACAGGACTGCGAGGAAGCGGCCAAAAGAATCCGGCAAATGGGATCTCAGAGCGTGGTCATCAAGGGCGGCCATGGCAGCGAAAACGGCATCGTCACGGATGTGCTGTACGACGGCCGGGAATTTGTGTACATGGAAAGCCCGAGAATCGACACCCGGCATACGCACGGAACGGGCTGCACCTATTCGGCCGCTTTGACAGCGGAACTCGCGAAGGGACATTCGGCGGCGGAAGCCGTCCGTACCGCCAAGGCGTTCATCCGGGCGGCGATCGAAGACGGACTTGGCATCGGGTCCGGGCACGGACCGACCAACCATTTCGCGTACGGCCGCAGGCTGCGCGCTGAAGGAAGTGAGCGGCAATGA
- the thiM gene encoding hydroxyethylthiazole kinase → MSFITKLRDNNPLIHNITNIVVTNFTANGLLALGASPFMADSHEEVADVAAMSGAVLINIGTLNDHSIKAMLIAGQSANKHGVPVVLDPVGAGATAFRTEVTHRLVSEMKITALRGNVAEVANVIGEKWSIKGVDAGAGDGDHAVVAVKAAKKLGCIVIVTGKEDIITDGEKTYIAANGDPILTKVTGTGCLLSSVVAAFLAVAGDAPLEAAAEALSFYGVAAEIAAEKTASQGPGSFQIEFLNQLALLTPEEYGKRSKLREA, encoded by the coding sequence ATGTCATTTATTACGAAGCTTCGGGATAACAATCCGCTCATCCACAACATTACCAACATCGTCGTCACCAACTTTACTGCGAACGGTCTGCTCGCGCTGGGGGCTTCGCCGTTTATGGCGGATTCGCATGAAGAGGTGGCGGATGTCGCCGCGATGTCCGGCGCCGTTCTGATCAACATCGGCACGCTTAACGATCACTCCATCAAGGCCATGCTGATTGCCGGACAGTCGGCCAACAAGCATGGTGTGCCGGTCGTTCTTGATCCGGTGGGAGCTGGCGCAACAGCCTTTCGGACCGAAGTCACCCATCGCCTTGTCTCGGAGATGAAGATTACCGCGCTGCGGGGAAATGTGGCCGAAGTTGCCAACGTGATCGGGGAGAAATGGTCCATCAAGGGCGTAGACGCCGGAGCAGGCGACGGCGATCATGCCGTAGTGGCCGTGAAAGCGGCGAAGAAGCTCGGATGCATCGTCATTGTAACCGGAAAAGAGGACATTATCACCGATGGCGAGAAGACGTATATCGCGGCCAACGGCGACCCCATCCTGACCAAAGTGACCGGTACCGGATGTCTGCTCAGCTCCGTCGTTGCCGCTTTCCTGGCGGTCGCTGGGGACGCTCCGCTGGAAGCGGCGGCCGAAGCCCTCTCCTTCTACGGCGTCGCCGCCGAAATCGCGGCGGAGAAGACGGCTTCCCAGGGTCCGGGCAGCTTCCAGATCGAATTCCTGAACCAGCTGGCTCTGCTTACGCCGGAAGAATACGGCAAGCGGTCGAAACTCCGCGAGGCGTAA
- a CDS encoding ABC transporter substrate-binding protein, whose product MKFFTRSKAMLLSALTMLFVTTACGGSSPSGDAAASSAPSQAPIASASPAEPAHKLTLMLDWYPNAVHSFLYAAQEQGYFAKQGLDVEIQMPADTNDALKLVAAGKVDLALSYQPQVLMARGEKIPVKALAAIVRHPLTHLMVPADSSIHSPKDLAGKNIGYSSIPLYEAMVKTMVKADGGDPDKVNFVDVGYDLIPAISTGQTDAIMGAFINHEQLILQKEGHPVNSIDPAKYGVPDYSELVLVASDEGIGTRKDDFGKFLAAMQEGQAYVQEHPDDALAILLKHEDATAPLDKDIEAQSLKVLLPLMDAGDKPFGYQDPASWDKVQQWLSDNGLLPAGIEAGDAFVNL is encoded by the coding sequence ATGAAATTTTTTACCCGAAGTAAAGCTATGCTGCTGTCTGCCCTAACGATGCTGTTTGTGACAACCGCTTGTGGAGGCTCTTCGCCGTCCGGCGATGCGGCGGCTTCCTCCGCGCCCTCACAAGCCCCCATTGCATCGGCCAGCCCGGCCGAACCTGCTCACAAGCTGACGCTTATGCTCGACTGGTATCCGAACGCCGTGCATTCTTTTTTGTACGCCGCCCAGGAACAAGGGTATTTCGCCAAGCAGGGACTTGATGTAGAGATTCAAATGCCGGCCGACACGAATGACGCCCTGAAGCTCGTCGCCGCCGGCAAGGTTGATCTGGCGCTGAGCTACCAGCCGCAGGTACTGATGGCCCGGGGGGAGAAGATTCCCGTCAAAGCGCTGGCCGCCATTGTCCGTCATCCGCTAACCCACCTGATGGTGCCTGCAGACAGCTCCATACATAGTCCTAAAGATTTGGCAGGCAAAAATATCGGCTATTCCTCCATCCCGCTGTATGAGGCGATGGTCAAGACGATGGTCAAAGCCGATGGCGGAGATCCGGACAAAGTGAATTTCGTGGATGTGGGCTACGATTTGATCCCGGCCATTTCCACCGGACAGACCGACGCCATTATGGGCGCGTTCATCAACCACGAGCAGCTTATTTTGCAAAAAGAAGGCCATCCTGTCAACTCCATCGACCCGGCGAAATATGGCGTACCCGACTACTCCGAGCTGGTGCTGGTCGCAAGCGACGAAGGAATCGGCACCCGTAAGGACGATTTCGGCAAATTTTTGGCAGCGATGCAGGAAGGCCAGGCGTATGTTCAAGAGCATCCTGACGATGCGCTGGCGATCCTGCTGAAGCATGAAGACGCGACCGCCCCGCTCGACAAGGACATTGAAGCGCAGAGTCTGAAAGTGCTGCTCCCGCTGATGGACGCTGGCGATAAGCCTTTCGGCTATCAGGACCCCGCCTCATGGGATAAGGTGCAACAGTGGCTTTCCGATAACGGACTGCTGCCTGCTGGGATCGAAGCCGGGGACGCTTTTGTCAATTTATAA
- a CDS encoding ABC transporter permease: protein MKRAPFNELIHRSGAFLLLLLPVLAIWEAAVRLELVPSFILPAPSSIWTALVRNAGLLLGTHLPATLEEVAIGCMMSVAGGILLGIGMHLSRTLEKALYPLIIISQTIPLIALSPIFIMWFGYSLWSKVAVVFLTAFFPVVVGVYDGLGKSRGAYQELLLTMGASRRQLLLKIGVPLALPSFFSGLKLTVVYCVIGATIGEWLGGTRGLGYYSRRMAGSLHSAEMFAAIALLSALGIALFLTVRLLEHQILKKRGTY from the coding sequence ATGAAACGCGCGCCGTTTAATGAATTGATTCACCGCTCAGGCGCTTTCCTTCTCCTATTGCTGCCCGTTCTCGCCATATGGGAAGCCGCCGTTCGCTTGGAACTTGTTCCGTCCTTTATCCTGCCCGCTCCTTCTTCGATCTGGACGGCGCTCGTCCGAAACGCAGGGCTGCTGCTCGGCACCCATCTGCCCGCTACTCTTGAGGAAGTTGCTATCGGCTGTATGATGTCGGTGGCAGGCGGCATTTTGCTCGGAATCGGCATGCATCTGTCCCGGACGCTGGAGAAGGCGCTCTATCCATTGATTATCATCAGCCAGACGATTCCATTGATCGCGCTCTCCCCCATTTTTATTATGTGGTTCGGGTATTCCCTGTGGAGCAAGGTTGCCGTCGTCTTCCTGACGGCGTTCTTTCCGGTGGTCGTCGGTGTCTACGACGGTCTGGGCAAAAGCCGCGGCGCCTATCAAGAGCTGCTGCTGACGATGGGCGCAAGCCGCAGGCAGCTGCTGCTTAAAATCGGCGTTCCGCTGGCGCTCCCCTCCTTTTTCTCGGGGCTGAAGCTGACGGTAGTGTACTGCGTGATCGGCGCAACCATCGGAGAATGGCTCGGAGGGACGCGCGGTCTCGGTTATTACAGCCGCCGGATGGCCGGAAGCCTGCACAGCGCCGAAATGTTCGCCGCGATTGCCCTGCTCTCGGCGCTCGGCATCGCCCTTTTTCTCACAGTCCGGCTGCTGGAACATCAGATTCTTAAGAAAAGAGGTACATATTGA
- a CDS encoding ABC transporter ATP-binding protein, whose amino-acid sequence MTVRKGEFVSIVGASGCGKSTLLKVIAGLLEQSAGDIRLRGTDSGSGANRLGHIAYMPQQDLLLPWRTVLDNCVLPLEIKGRASSGTKAEARDMLKRVGLAGYELAYPHELSGGMRQRAAFVRTLMNGGELMLLDEPFGALDAMTKRDMHRWLLELWGNLKRTVMFITHDLEEAVLLSDRIFLMPAGSGGALQEMNVGLPRPRSMQMNFEPGFVSLRAELERRLYETRAV is encoded by the coding sequence TTGACAGTTCGCAAAGGCGAATTCGTCAGCATCGTCGGCGCCAGCGGCTGCGGCAAGAGCACGCTGCTGAAAGTGATAGCCGGACTGCTGGAGCAGTCGGCGGGAGACATCCGGCTTCGCGGCACCGACTCCGGCTCAGGCGCCAACCGGCTTGGCCATATCGCCTACATGCCTCAGCAGGATCTTCTGCTGCCCTGGCGGACCGTGCTGGACAACTGCGTGCTGCCGCTTGAGATTAAAGGCCGAGCCTCCAGCGGCACCAAGGCCGAGGCGCGTGACATGCTGAAGCGTGTCGGTCTCGCCGGTTATGAGCTTGCTTATCCGCATGAGCTGTCCGGCGGGATGCGGCAGCGGGCCGCCTTTGTCCGCACGCTGATGAACGGTGGCGAATTGATGCTGCTTGATGAACCGTTCGGCGCGCTCGACGCGATGACCAAGCGGGACATGCACCGTTGGCTGCTGGAGCTGTGGGGGAACCTTAAGCGGACGGTGATGTTCATCACGCATGACCTGGAGGAAGCGGTTCTGCTCAGCGACCGCATCTTTCTGATGCCTGCCGGAAGCGGCGGCGCCCTTCAGGAGATGAACGTCGGGCTGCCAAGGCCCCGGAGCATGCAGATGAACTTTGAACCCGGCTTTGTATCCTTACGGGCCGAGCTGGAGCGGAGGCTATATGAAACGCGCGCCGTTTAA
- a CDS encoding pentapeptide repeat-containing protein, with protein sequence MSNQLKADCAQCFGLCCAALPYAKSADFAADKAGGIPCPNLQADYRCGIHKDLRAKGYKGCTVYECFGAGQKVSQITYKGNDWRKNPGSAQEMFEVFPIMQQLHEMLCYLNEALERQETGPIHTDLRAALESTENLTKLDPESILKLNVPVHRAVVNDLLLQTSERVRAKVPPRHHNHQKAKPKMSKRSDYIGANLRGADLSGANLRGALLIAADLRNADMRQADLIGADFRDADLSGADLTGSIFLTQAQINSAKGDIHTKLPPSLTVPSHWMT encoded by the coding sequence ATGTCCAATCAATTAAAAGCCGATTGCGCACAATGCTTCGGTTTATGCTGCGCAGCTTTGCCTTACGCCAAATCTGCCGATTTTGCAGCCGATAAAGCCGGAGGCATCCCCTGCCCCAACTTGCAGGCCGACTACCGCTGCGGTATCCATAAAGATCTCAGAGCAAAAGGCTATAAGGGCTGTACCGTCTATGAATGCTTTGGCGCGGGGCAGAAAGTATCCCAAATTACTTATAAAGGTAACGATTGGCGAAAAAATCCGGGGTCGGCCCAGGAAATGTTCGAGGTCTTTCCGATTATGCAGCAGCTGCATGAGATGCTGTGCTATTTGAATGAAGCATTGGAGAGGCAAGAGACCGGACCGATACATACCGATTTGCGGGCTGCTCTGGAATCAACCGAAAATCTCACAAAGCTTGACCCGGAATCGATTTTAAAGCTAAACGTCCCCGTCCATCGGGCGGTCGTTAATGATCTCCTGCTTCAGACAAGTGAACGGGTGCGGGCCAAAGTTCCGCCGCGGCATCATAATCACCAAAAGGCAAAACCCAAAATGAGCAAGAGAAGCGACTACATCGGGGCCAATTTGCGGGGAGCCGATCTTAGTGGCGCCAATTTGAGAGGCGCTCTGCTGATCGCAGCCGACCTCCGAAATGCAGACATGCGACAGGCCGACCTGATTGGCGCCGATTTCAGGGATGCTGACTTAAGCGGCGCAGATCTCACGGGAAGTATTTTTCTTACGCAAGCACAAATCAACTCGGCTAAGGGCGATATTCATACGAAGCTGCCGCCCTCGTTAACGGTTCCCAGCCATTGGATGACCTAA
- a CDS encoding S-layer homology domain-containing protein, with translation MTFTKKALAAVSISALMMLSAGSAVFAAGSGFTDLGSVQGKEKIESLKDRGLIKGIDGSKFLPGSSLSAAQGIQFIAGGLQLSLAAIDFIKAPVASDIFTKVKNDAWYAEAFINAHYNGIEVPTDIDPKEPMTKQQFTALLVQGLEKAGNLPMIKLAPAKIADEDQIDPSYQGGIQRSLAYKITALDKDGKFHPESKLTRAEAAVMLYNALEYLKVHGNR, from the coding sequence ATGACATTTACCAAAAAAGCGCTGGCAGCCGTTTCGATCAGCGCATTAATGATGCTGTCAGCAGGAAGCGCAGTCTTTGCCGCCGGAAGCGGATTCACTGATCTTGGTTCCGTTCAGGGTAAGGAGAAAATCGAGAGCCTGAAAGACCGCGGGCTTATAAAAGGAATAGACGGCTCGAAGTTCTTGCCGGGTTCCTCCTTGAGCGCAGCTCAAGGTATTCAGTTTATTGCGGGAGGCCTGCAGCTCAGTCTCGCTGCTATAGACTTCATTAAGGCTCCCGTTGCCAGCGATATTTTCACCAAAGTCAAGAACGATGCCTGGTATGCCGAAGCTTTTATCAACGCGCATTATAACGGTATCGAAGTCCCGACGGATATCGATCCCAAGGAGCCGATGACCAAACAGCAGTTCACCGCCCTGCTCGTACAAGGCCTTGAAAAAGCCGGCAATCTGCCGATGATCAAGCTGGCTCCGGCGAAAATCGCGGACGAAGACCAGATTGACCCTTCTTACCAGGGCGGCATTCAACGCTCCCTCGCGTACAAGATCACCGCGCTCGACAAAGACGGGAAGTTTCATCCGGAGAGCAAGCTGACCCGGGCTGAAGCGGCTGTCATGCTGTATAACGCCTTGGAGTATCTGAAAGTTCACGGCAATCGCTAA
- a CDS encoding AraC family transcriptional regulator, translated as MQYYLQIQKAVDYIEHHLQEDLAIQEIASSASFSPFHFQRLFLAISGFTVQEYIRKRRLTEASKHLLDSDESILSIAVAYQYHSQEAFTRAFESYTGITPGKFRKENRGYIGQSPISFLHHPEKETGEFEMDKPAIVQLDRIRIIGCEYRTHLDGGRHYREIPGFYDDFGRNGHFMHIPHRTAPGMAYGVSCRFQDDGGFSFIVGEESGETGESPNQPYVSIDLPEGKYAKFNASGPAEHIQNKRDFIYGVWLPESKYVRRDGPDFEVTDVVNSRFPGSMRMQIFIPLV; from the coding sequence ATGCAGTATTATTTGCAAATTCAAAAGGCCGTGGATTATATCGAGCATCATCTGCAGGAGGACCTCGCCATTCAGGAAATCGCTTCTTCCGCCTCCTTCTCTCCATTTCATTTTCAGCGTCTGTTTCTCGCCATTTCAGGTTTTACCGTTCAGGAGTACATCCGCAAACGCAGGCTTACCGAAGCTTCAAAGCATCTGTTGGATTCGGATGAAAGCATTCTCTCCATTGCCGTAGCCTATCAGTATCATTCGCAGGAAGCTTTTACGCGCGCCTTTGAGAGCTATACCGGGATAACGCCCGGGAAATTTCGCAAAGAGAATCGGGGATATATCGGACAGTCACCGATCAGCTTTCTTCATCATCCGGAAAAAGAAACCGGAGAATTCGAGATGGACAAACCGGCAATTGTTCAATTGGACCGTATACGGATAATCGGCTGCGAGTATAGGACACATTTGGATGGCGGCCGCCATTACCGGGAGATCCCCGGCTTTTACGACGATTTCGGCAGAAACGGACATTTTATGCATATCCCGCACAGAACTGCGCCAGGAATGGCTTACGGGGTTTCCTGCCGCTTTCAGGACGACGGGGGATTCTCTTTTATTGTGGGGGAAGAATCCGGAGAAACCGGGGAATCGCCAAATCAACCCTATGTCAGCATCGATCTGCCGGAAGGGAAATACGCCAAGTTCAATGCCTCCGGTCCCGCGGAGCACATTCAGAACAAACGGGATTTCATTTACGGCGTATGGCTGCCAGAGTCCAAGTATGTTCGCAGGGATGGACCCGATTTTGAAGTAACCGATGTGGTTAACTCCAGATTTCCGGGCAGTATGAGAATGCAAATATTTATTCCGCTCGTTTAA
- a CDS encoding Fur family transcriptional regulator, which yields MNPMDTIAQQFTAHNYKLTSQREAIVKVLLDNEKDHLSVEEVYMLVKGSFPQLGLATVYRTLELLCELHIVEKMNFGDGVSRYDLRSEGHDHMHHHLICQSCGKVAEIKDDWLEELEKRLEKEYGFAVTDHRLDFKGNYRICKGSGCKREKDGQPIS from the coding sequence ATGAATCCTATGGATACAATTGCCCAGCAATTTACCGCCCACAACTACAAGTTGACCTCGCAGCGCGAAGCCATTGTTAAGGTTCTGCTTGATAACGAGAAGGACCATTTGAGCGTAGAAGAGGTGTATATGCTCGTCAAGGGAAGCTTTCCTCAGCTCGGCCTGGCCACAGTGTACCGAACGCTGGAGCTGCTGTGCGAGCTTCATATCGTTGAGAAAATGAACTTCGGCGACGGCGTATCCCGTTACGATCTGCGCAGCGAAGGACATGATCATATGCACCATCATCTGATCTGCCAATCCTGCGGCAAAGTGGCCGAAATCAAGGATGATTGGCTGGAAGAGCTGGAGAAGAGACTCGAGAAGGAATACGGATTTGCCGTAACCGACCATCGTCTCGATTTCAAAGGGAATTACCGGATCTGCAAGGGCAGCGGCTGCAAGCGAGAGAAGGACGGCCAGCCGATATCGTAA